The proteins below are encoded in one region of Tiliqua scincoides isolate rTilSci1 chromosome 7, rTilSci1.hap2, whole genome shotgun sequence:
- the XRCC6 gene encoding X-ray repair cross-complementing protein 6 isoform X2 has product MSDWVSYYKNEEDEGEEERDEEGEIIGEYKYSGRDTLVFLVDASKAMFDSYNNNLTPFEMTMQCIQNVYTNKIISHDRDLVGLVFYGTDQHKNSVDFKNIYVLQDLDNPGAKRVLELSKYKGEQGKALFHKSFGHSADYSLGEAFWVCSNLFSDIRLKMSHKRIMLFTNEDNPHGQDNVKAKFARTKAADLRETGIYLDLMHLKKPGGFDISLFYRDIINTAEDEDLGVQFDESGKLEDLMKKVRAKETRKRALARLNLYLGKDTALSVGIFNLVQKAFKQPPVKLYRETNEPVKTKTRIFNRETGSLLLPSDTKRAQIYGNRQIVLEKEETEELKRFDSPGLYLIGFKPLAMLKQHHFIRPAQFIYPEEYLINGSTTLFNALLIKCLEKGVMAICRYIPRRNTPPRFIALVPQEEELDEQNIQLAPSGFHLIFLPYADDKRKIDFTEKVPANQEQVDKMKEIVQKLRFKYRSDSFENPVLQQHYMNLEALALDMMEPEKAEDLTVPKAEVMDFRLGDLVDEFKQLVYPPGYDPEGKVTKRKQGDDTEPAKRAKVEVSEEELRNHVQKGTLGKLTVPVLKDVCKIYKLKGGGKKQELIDSVIEHFSKH; this is encoded by the exons ATGTCAGACTGGGTGTCATATTATAAAAATGAGGAAGATGAAGGAGAAGAGGAACGAGATGAAGAAGGAGAGATAATTG GAGAATATAAATATTCAGGTCGGGATACTTTGGTTTTCTTAGTGGATGCTTCAAAAGCCATGTTTGATTCCTACAATAACAACTTGACTCCCTTTGAGATGACAATGCAG TGCATTCAGAATGTGTACACAAACAAGATCATCAGCCATGACAGGGACCTTGTTGGCTTGGTGTTCTATGGCACTGACCAACACAAGAATTCTGTGGATTTTAAGAACATTTATGTTCTCCAGGATTTGGACAATCCAG GGGCAAAACGAGTGTTAGAGTTGAGCAAGTACAAGGGAGAACAGGGGAAAGCACTCTTCCACAAGTCATTTGGCCATAGTGCTGATTACTCTTTGGGTGAGGCATTCTGGGTTTGTTCTAATCTCTTCAGCGATATCCGACTGAAGATGAGCCACAAAAGGATCATGCTGTTCACCAATGAAGACAACCCTCATGGTCAAGATAATGTTAAAGCAAAATTTGCTAGAACTAAAGCTGCTGACCTCCGAGAGACAG GTATTTACCTTGATTTAATGCACCTGAAGAAGCCTGGAGGGTTTGATATCTCCTTATTCTACAGGGACATTATTAACACAGCAGAAGATGAGGACTTAGGAGTCCAGTTTGATGAGTCTGGCAAGTTAGAAGATCTCATGAAGAAAGTACGAGCCAAGGAAACCAGGAAGCGCGCTTTAGCCAG ATTGAATTTATATCTGGGAAAAGATACAGCTCTCTCTGTTGGTATTTTCAACCTGGTCCAGAAAGCTTTCAAACAACCTCCAGTGAAACTTTACAGAGAAACCAATGAGCCAGTAAAAACCAAAACACGGATTTTTAATCGAGAGACAGGTAGTTTGCTTCTTCCTAGTGACACAAAGAGGGCCCAG ATCTATGGGAACCGTCAGATTGTGTTGGAGAAAGAGGAGACCGAAGAATTGAAAAGATTTGATTCACCAGGCTTATACCTGATTGGTTTCAAGCCATTAGCAATGCTGAAACAACATCACTTCATCAGGCCTGCCCAGTTCATTTATCCTGAAGAATACTTGATCAATG GAAGCACTACATTATTTAATGCTTTGCTAATCAAGTGTCTGGAGAAAGGAGTGATGGCCATATGTAGATACATCCCCCGACGAAACACTCCCCCCAGGTTTATAGCCTTGGTTCCTCAGGAAGAAGAGCTGGATGAGCAGAACATACAATTGGCTCCCTCAG gtTTTCATCTAATTTTCCTACCTTATGCAGATGATAAGCGGAAAATTGACTTTACAGAGAAGGTTCCAGCTAATCAAGAACAAGTGGACAAAATGAAGGAGATAGTCCAGAAGCTTCGGTTCAAATACAG GAGCGATAGCTTTGAGAATCCAGTTCTTCAGCAGCACTATATGAACCTGGAGGCCTTGGCACTGGACATGATGGAACCTGAAAAGGCTGAGGATCTGACAG TGCCCAAGGCTGAAGTAATGGATTTCAGACTGGGTGATCTTGTGGATGAGTTCAAACAATTGGTTTATCCACCTGGTTATGATCCTGAAGGAAAAGTTACAAAGCGAAAACAAG GTGATGATACAGAACCAGCAAAGAGAGCCAAAGTAGAAGTctctgaggaggagctgaggaatCATGTTCAAAAAGGAACTTTAGGCAAACTCACGGTACCAGTTCTGAAGGATGTGTGCAAGATTTATAAGTTGAAGGGTGGTGGGAAAAAGCAAGAACTTATAGATTCAGTTATTGAACACTTCAGTAAACACTAA
- the XRCC6 gene encoding X-ray repair cross-complementing protein 6 isoform X1: MSDWVSYYKNEEDEGEEERDEEGEIIGEYKYSGRDTLVFLVDASKAMFDSYNNNLTPFEMTMQCIQNVYTNKIISHDRDLVGLVFYGTDQHKNSVDFKNIYVLQDLDNPGAKRVLELSKYKGEQGKALFHKSFGHSADYSLGEAFWVCSNLFSDIRLKMSHKRIMLFTNEDNPHGQDNVKAKFARTKAADLRETGIYLDLMHLKKPGGFDISLFYRDIINTAEDEDLGVQFDESGKLEDLMKKVRAKETRKRALARLNLYLGKDTALSVGIFNLVQKAFKQPPVKLYRETNEPVKTKTRIFNRETGSLLLPSDTKRAQIYGNRQIVLEKEETEELKRFDSPGLYLIGFKPLAMLKQHHFIRPAQFIYPEEYLINGSTTLFNALLIKCLEKGVMAICRYIPRRNTPPRFIALVPQEEELDEQNIQLAPSGFHLIFLPYADDKRKIDFTEKVPANQEQVDKMKEIVQKLRFKYRSDSFENPVLQQHYMNLEALALDMMEPEKAEDLTVPKAEVMDFRLGDLVDEFKQLVYPPGYDPEGKVTKRKQAGDDTEPAKRAKVEVSEEELRNHVQKGTLGKLTVPVLKDVCKIYKLKGGGKKQELIDSVIEHFSKH, encoded by the exons ATGTCAGACTGGGTGTCATATTATAAAAATGAGGAAGATGAAGGAGAAGAGGAACGAGATGAAGAAGGAGAGATAATTG GAGAATATAAATATTCAGGTCGGGATACTTTGGTTTTCTTAGTGGATGCTTCAAAAGCCATGTTTGATTCCTACAATAACAACTTGACTCCCTTTGAGATGACAATGCAG TGCATTCAGAATGTGTACACAAACAAGATCATCAGCCATGACAGGGACCTTGTTGGCTTGGTGTTCTATGGCACTGACCAACACAAGAATTCTGTGGATTTTAAGAACATTTATGTTCTCCAGGATTTGGACAATCCAG GGGCAAAACGAGTGTTAGAGTTGAGCAAGTACAAGGGAGAACAGGGGAAAGCACTCTTCCACAAGTCATTTGGCCATAGTGCTGATTACTCTTTGGGTGAGGCATTCTGGGTTTGTTCTAATCTCTTCAGCGATATCCGACTGAAGATGAGCCACAAAAGGATCATGCTGTTCACCAATGAAGACAACCCTCATGGTCAAGATAATGTTAAAGCAAAATTTGCTAGAACTAAAGCTGCTGACCTCCGAGAGACAG GTATTTACCTTGATTTAATGCACCTGAAGAAGCCTGGAGGGTTTGATATCTCCTTATTCTACAGGGACATTATTAACACAGCAGAAGATGAGGACTTAGGAGTCCAGTTTGATGAGTCTGGCAAGTTAGAAGATCTCATGAAGAAAGTACGAGCCAAGGAAACCAGGAAGCGCGCTTTAGCCAG ATTGAATTTATATCTGGGAAAAGATACAGCTCTCTCTGTTGGTATTTTCAACCTGGTCCAGAAAGCTTTCAAACAACCTCCAGTGAAACTTTACAGAGAAACCAATGAGCCAGTAAAAACCAAAACACGGATTTTTAATCGAGAGACAGGTAGTTTGCTTCTTCCTAGTGACACAAAGAGGGCCCAG ATCTATGGGAACCGTCAGATTGTGTTGGAGAAAGAGGAGACCGAAGAATTGAAAAGATTTGATTCACCAGGCTTATACCTGATTGGTTTCAAGCCATTAGCAATGCTGAAACAACATCACTTCATCAGGCCTGCCCAGTTCATTTATCCTGAAGAATACTTGATCAATG GAAGCACTACATTATTTAATGCTTTGCTAATCAAGTGTCTGGAGAAAGGAGTGATGGCCATATGTAGATACATCCCCCGACGAAACACTCCCCCCAGGTTTATAGCCTTGGTTCCTCAGGAAGAAGAGCTGGATGAGCAGAACATACAATTGGCTCCCTCAG gtTTTCATCTAATTTTCCTACCTTATGCAGATGATAAGCGGAAAATTGACTTTACAGAGAAGGTTCCAGCTAATCAAGAACAAGTGGACAAAATGAAGGAGATAGTCCAGAAGCTTCGGTTCAAATACAG GAGCGATAGCTTTGAGAATCCAGTTCTTCAGCAGCACTATATGAACCTGGAGGCCTTGGCACTGGACATGATGGAACCTGAAAAGGCTGAGGATCTGACAG TGCCCAAGGCTGAAGTAATGGATTTCAGACTGGGTGATCTTGTGGATGAGTTCAAACAATTGGTTTATCCACCTGGTTATGATCCTGAAGGAAAAGTTACAAAGCGAAAACAAG CAGGTGATGATACAGAACCAGCAAAGAGAGCCAAAGTAGAAGTctctgaggaggagctgaggaatCATGTTCAAAAAGGAACTTTAGGCAAACTCACGGTACCAGTTCTGAAGGATGTGTGCAAGATTTATAAGTTGAAGGGTGGTGGGAAAAAGCAAGAACTTATAGATTCAGTTATTGAACACTTCAGTAAACACTAA